A genomic region of Exiguobacterium sp. Helios contains the following coding sequences:
- a CDS encoding cold-shock protein has protein sequence MEQGKVKWFNAEKGFGFIERESGDDVFVHFSAIQTDGFKSLDEGQEVSFEVEEGQRGPQATNVTKL, from the coding sequence ATGGAACAAGGTAAAGTAAAATGGTTTAACGCAGAAAAAGGTTTTGGCTTCATCGAACGTGAAAGCGGCGACGACGTTTTCGTTCACTTCTCAGCTATTCAAACAGACGGTTTCAAATCACTTGACGAAGGTCAAGAAGTTTCGTTTGAAGTTGAAGAAGGCCAACGTGGACCACAAGCAACTAACGTTACTAAACTTTAA
- a CDS encoding nuclear transport factor 2 family protein: METSAKHEQLQLLLTNRHDYLMQGNRKEMHQLLSPDFSFVDGQGRQFDAETYLDHYVDPDQIQWSDQLSESIIVEVFETTALVQEIVEDHFSYGRSMYVGRFRSVSLYHWTSEGWKWHFHQLTPLDPS; the protein is encoded by the coding sequence ATGGAAACTTCAGCTAAACATGAACAGCTTCAACTCCTCTTGACAAACCGTCATGATTATTTGATGCAAGGTAACCGAAAAGAGATGCATCAATTGTTATCACCTGATTTTTCTTTTGTTGACGGACAAGGCCGGCAGTTCGATGCCGAGACGTATCTCGATCATTATGTCGATCCGGATCAAATTCAGTGGAGCGATCAACTCAGTGAGTCGATTATCGTCGAAGTTTTCGAGACGACGGCCCTGGTACAGGAAATCGTGGAAGATCATTTCTCATACGGTCGCAGCATGTATGTCGGTCGCTTCCGAAGTGTTTCGCTTTATCACTGGACGAGCGAAGGCTGGAAGTGGCACTTTCATCAACTTACGCCACTTGATCCGTCCTGA
- the serC gene encoding 3-phosphoserine/phosphohydroxythreonine transaminase codes for MTVFNFSAGPAVLPVPVLLKAQSELLNYQGSGQSVLELSHRSTLFENILQDTEALLRELLQIPDHYHVLFLQGGATLQFSMLPLNLATNQQRVDFIDTGSWSQKAMQDAAAFVKTGIVASSNADNYRSIPAGPIYSDADYLHLTWNNTLEGTTFTDAPQVDVPLVADFSSSILSEPIDVSQFDVIYAGAQKNLGSAGMTLVIIKDELLQRTPDRLGSYLRYDTHAANHSLYNTPPTYSIYLTKLVLEWIKDQGFDTVVERNHKQSASLYAYLDQSVLFSNHVALPDRSRMNIPFTTGQTDLDKQFLQFAERHHLVNLKGHRSVGGMRASLYNAMPTAGVDALIAILKRFEQGER; via the coding sequence ATGACGGTTTTTAATTTTTCAGCTGGTCCGGCAGTACTACCGGTACCGGTTTTACTTAAGGCTCAATCTGAGCTTCTGAATTACCAAGGTTCTGGACAATCCGTTTTGGAATTAAGTCATCGTTCTACCTTGTTTGAAAACATCCTTCAGGATACAGAGGCTTTACTTCGGGAACTCTTGCAGATTCCGGATCATTACCATGTCTTGTTTTTACAAGGCGGAGCAACGCTTCAATTTTCCATGTTACCACTGAACTTGGCGACGAATCAGCAACGTGTCGACTTCATCGATACAGGCAGCTGGTCACAAAAAGCGATGCAGGATGCCGCGGCTTTTGTAAAGACAGGTATCGTTGCTTCATCTAATGCGGACAACTACCGTTCGATTCCGGCCGGTCCCATTTATTCTGACGCGGATTATCTGCATCTCACATGGAACAATACGCTTGAAGGAACGACTTTTACCGACGCTCCACAGGTCGATGTTCCGTTAGTGGCTGATTTCTCCTCCTCCATTTTATCGGAACCGATTGATGTCAGTCAGTTTGATGTGATTTATGCGGGGGCTCAAAAAAATCTCGGGTCAGCCGGAATGACGCTCGTCATCATAAAAGATGAGCTTTTACAACGTACACCGGACCGTTTAGGTTCCTATTTACGGTACGATACACATGCCGCCAATCATTCTTTATACAATACACCGCCCACATACAGCATCTATTTGACGAAACTGGTCCTCGAATGGATTAAGGATCAGGGTTTCGATACGGTCGTCGAGCGTAATCACAAGCAATCCGCCTCCCTTTACGCGTACTTGGACCAATCTGTCCTATTTTCAAATCACGTTGCCCTGCCGGACCGGAGCCGGATGAACATTCCTTTCACTACCGGTCAAACGGATTTAGATAAACAATTTCTGCAATTTGCAGAACGTCATCACCTCGTCAATTTAAAAGGACATCGTTCCGTCGGAGGAATGCGCGCAAGTCTCTATAACGCGATGCCGACTGCAGGCGTCGATGCCCTTATTGCCATTTTAAAACGATTCGAACAGGGGGAACGTTAA
- a CDS encoding phosphoglycerate dehydrogenase gives MHHVQLWNDVSEKGLKRFTDQYVVKQDIETADAFLVRSKDLHGMKFPPSLKAVARAGVGVNNIPLDQLANRGIPVFSTPGANANAVKELVIASLFLTARKLIPSILWTNNLRGPDIPERIEANKKQFAGTELLGKRIGIVGLGAIGASLANTLHELGMTVSGYDPHMSVESAWRVSNQVHRVTNLEELLATSDYITLHLPLIDSTHHLLDERLLGKVKQGATLLNFSRGELIDEQALATVLKSGRLSNYVTDFPNAFILSLPRVIPLPHIGASTAEAEENCAIMAVDQLKLFLETGNIRNSVNFPSVELPYSGKRRITIAHQNIPNMVGQIASVLATEQINIANMINGSKGGIAYTIIDIDNHLDEIISLQQLNTIPGVLKTRLL, from the coding sequence ATGCATCATGTACAACTTTGGAATGACGTGTCGGAAAAAGGATTAAAACGCTTCACCGATCAATACGTCGTCAAACAAGACATCGAAACAGCGGATGCCTTTCTTGTTCGCAGTAAAGATTTACACGGCATGAAGTTCCCGCCTTCCTTAAAAGCGGTCGCCCGCGCCGGTGTCGGCGTCAACAACATCCCGCTCGACCAATTGGCGAATCGGGGAATTCCTGTTTTCTCAACCCCCGGCGCAAATGCCAACGCCGTGAAAGAGCTGGTCATCGCAAGCTTATTCCTGACTGCACGGAAATTAATCCCGAGTATCTTATGGACCAACAACCTGCGTGGACCGGACATCCCGGAACGGATTGAAGCGAACAAAAAACAATTTGCCGGCACGGAGTTACTCGGAAAACGGATCGGCATCGTCGGACTCGGTGCCATCGGAGCGAGTTTAGCGAATACACTGCATGAACTCGGAATGACGGTTTCCGGCTACGATCCGCATATGTCCGTCGAATCTGCATGGCGCGTCTCGAATCAGGTTCACCGCGTCACCAATCTTGAAGAATTGCTCGCGACAAGTGATTATATTACACTCCACTTGCCGTTGATTGATTCCACCCACCATCTGCTCGATGAACGGTTACTCGGAAAAGTCAAACAAGGAGCAACATTACTCAATTTTTCACGTGGTGAATTAATTGACGAACAGGCTTTGGCAACGGTGTTGAAATCAGGGCGGTTATCTAACTATGTCACTGATTTTCCAAATGCTTTCATTCTTTCTCTTCCTCGTGTCATCCCGTTGCCGCACATCGGCGCGTCGACGGCCGAAGCAGAAGAAAATTGTGCAATCATGGCCGTCGATCAATTGAAGCTGTTCCTTGAGACCGGCAACATCCGGAACTCGGTCAACTTCCCGTCTGTTGAGTTACCGTATTCCGGTAAACGACGCATCACGATCGCGCACCAAAACATCCCGAACATGGTTGGTCAAATCGCTTCCGTCCTTGCGACTGAACAAATCAACATCGCCAACATGATCAACGGCAGTAAAGGCGGCATTGCCTATACGATCATCGACATCGATAATCATCTGGATGAAATCATCTCATTACAACAATTAAATACCATTCCCGGTGTGTTAAAAACAAGATTACTTTAA
- a CDS encoding DUF1015 domain-containing protein, whose product MPTFEPFHALRPNPKYAESFSSLPYDVFNRAEGRVEVRRRPLSFLRIDKAEVTLPDLIDDHDPRVYQQAALHFKEAIERGILTTDDVESYYLYRLTDGEHTQTGFVGCVSVTDYDQGIIRKHEFTRPDKERDRVRHVQSLAAHTGPILLAHHPDDELNRVVKEQTKQSPLYQFTAEDGIEHTIYKVTDRDAMMTIGSQFARHDHLYIADGHHRAEAAAQVARLNPHEDAGLFLAVSFSSDQLNIQGYHRVVEDLYGQSVDDLLERISSRFTITKGHATETKKHRFEMYLKQTWYTLDYEKNRPSVKEDLDVAILQDELLTPFLGIEDPRTDARIQFVGGVKGYTGLEQLVDQGTMAVAFHLHPTSLTELMAVADAGEVMPPKSTWFEPKLRSGLLIHPFF is encoded by the coding sequence ATGCCTACTTTTGAACCTTTTCATGCCTTGCGACCTAACCCCAAATATGCAGAATCGTTTTCTTCCCTCCCGTATGATGTCTTCAATCGGGCGGAGGGACGGGTGGAAGTCCGCCGACGTCCGTTGTCCTTTTTACGAATCGACAAGGCAGAAGTGACGTTACCGGACTTGATTGACGACCATGACCCACGCGTGTATCAACAAGCGGCCCTTCATTTCAAGGAAGCGATTGAACGGGGCATTCTCACAACAGATGATGTCGAGAGTTATTATCTCTATCGCCTGACAGACGGTGAGCATACGCAGACCGGTTTTGTCGGTTGTGTCTCTGTCACGGATTACGACCAAGGCATCATCCGGAAACACGAATTCACACGGCCTGATAAAGAACGGGACCGCGTCCGGCACGTTCAGTCGCTTGCTGCTCATACCGGTCCGATTTTGCTTGCCCATCATCCGGATGACGAACTAAATCGAGTCGTCAAGGAACAGACCAAACAATCCCCACTCTATCAATTTACAGCGGAAGACGGGATTGAGCATACGATCTATAAAGTCACGGACCGTGATGCCATGATGACGATCGGTAGTCAGTTTGCCCGTCATGATCACCTGTATATCGCTGACGGACACCACCGGGCGGAAGCAGCCGCACAAGTGGCACGGTTGAATCCTCACGAGGATGCCGGACTGTTTCTCGCCGTCTCTTTCTCAAGTGATCAATTGAACATCCAAGGTTACCATCGCGTTGTCGAAGATTTGTACGGTCAGTCCGTCGATGACTTGCTGGAAAGAATCAGTAGCCGGTTCACTATTACCAAGGGACACGCGACAGAAACAAAAAAACACAGGTTTGAAATGTATCTCAAACAGACTTGGTACACACTCGATTATGAAAAAAACCGTCCTTCTGTCAAAGAGGATCTCGATGTCGCCATCCTTCAAGATGAATTGTTGACACCCTTTCTCGGAATCGAAGATCCTCGGACGGATGCACGGATTCAGTTCGTCGGTGGTGTGAAAGGTTATACCGGGCTTGAGCAACTCGTCGACCAAGGTACGATGGCCGTCGCGTTCCATCTCCATCCAACAAGCTTAACTGAGCTGATGGCAGTTGCTGATGCGGGCGAAGTCATGCCTCCGAAGTCGACCTGGTTCGAACCTAAATTGAGAAGTGGTCTGCTGATTCATCCGTTTTTCTGA
- a CDS encoding glycoside hydrolase family 13 protein: MNKAAVFHRALSPYVYTYDRDTVHIRLMSAKGDVNRVELIYGDPYEWDAEKEEDRDWNFDPDKEKFWKTATAEMTFAGSDATHDFWFIAIQPKKKRIRYGFRVHVGGESAVYTERGWYDEVPLDHPGYYFAVPYMNAVDVFDAPAWVKDTVWYQIFPDRFANGDVTNDRPDTTPWGTEAPAFDNHFGGDFQGVIDHIDYLKALGITGIYFCPVFVAPSNHKYDTLDYLRLDPSFGTEETFREMVRLLHQNGIRILLDAVFNHVSVEHPAFQDVLSHGKESQYANWFMIDSFPIQSTPVPNYEVFAFESNMPKLNTAHPDVKDYLLKVGRYWVEEFGVDGWRLDVASEVDHAFWREFRREVRAANPEAYIVGECWTDSQGWLLGDQFDAVMNYGLTEAFLTFFATNESTASAFSHAVVRNLNSNTMNVNEVMFNLVDSHDTPRALTRADGNLERMKLLMLSLLTFTGSPVIYYGDEIGLTGGQDPDNRKCMVWDPAEQDADLLAYITRLIDLRKQHPGLANASGYQFEQLNDASASFLIRRQSDEATYLILFNNGSEDVHFDLTDPTVDLMDGQRYTESVTVGGVSGKILQIEQE; this comes from the coding sequence ATGAATAAAGCAGCTGTGTTTCACCGGGCCCTGTCTCCGTATGTCTATACATACGATCGAGATACGGTACATATCCGCCTGATGTCGGCAAAGGGAGACGTGAATCGTGTCGAATTGATTTATGGGGATCCTTATGAATGGGATGCGGAAAAAGAAGAAGATCGGGATTGGAACTTTGACCCGGATAAAGAGAAGTTTTGGAAAACGGCGACGGCAGAGATGACGTTCGCGGGATCGGATGCGACACACGATTTTTGGTTTATCGCGATTCAGCCGAAAAAAAAGCGGATCCGTTACGGTTTCAGAGTTCATGTAGGCGGTGAATCCGCCGTTTACACCGAGCGCGGGTGGTACGATGAGGTACCGCTTGATCACCCGGGCTACTATTTTGCCGTTCCATATATGAATGCGGTAGATGTATTTGACGCTCCGGCATGGGTGAAAGATACGGTCTGGTATCAAATTTTTCCGGATCGGTTCGCAAATGGGGATGTAACGAATGATCGGCCGGATACAACGCCATGGGGAACGGAAGCACCAGCCTTTGATAATCATTTCGGAGGCGATTTTCAAGGGGTGATTGATCATATCGATTACTTAAAAGCACTTGGTATTACCGGCATTTATTTTTGCCCGGTCTTTGTCGCACCGTCCAACCATAAATACGACACTCTCGATTATTTACGTCTGGATCCGAGTTTCGGGACAGAAGAAACTTTTCGGGAAATGGTTCGACTGCTTCATCAAAATGGAATCCGGATTTTGCTGGATGCGGTCTTTAATCATGTCAGCGTCGAGCATCCGGCCTTCCAAGACGTTTTATCTCATGGGAAAGAATCGCAGTATGCGAACTGGTTTATGATTGATTCGTTCCCGATCCAATCAACACCGGTACCCAACTATGAAGTATTTGCCTTTGAAAGCAATATGCCGAAACTCAATACGGCCCATCCGGATGTGAAAGATTATCTATTAAAGGTGGGTCGTTACTGGGTGGAAGAGTTCGGGGTTGATGGCTGGCGACTGGATGTCGCGAGTGAAGTGGACCATGCTTTTTGGCGCGAGTTCCGGCGGGAAGTACGGGCTGCTAATCCCGAAGCGTATATCGTCGGGGAATGTTGGACGGATTCGCAAGGGTGGTTGCTCGGTGATCAGTTTGATGCTGTCATGAATTATGGATTGACGGAAGCCTTTTTAACCTTTTTTGCGACGAACGAAAGTACGGCCTCTGCATTCAGTCATGCCGTCGTAAGGAACTTAAACAGCAACACGATGAATGTCAACGAAGTGATGTTCAATCTCGTTGATTCCCATGATACACCTCGTGCCTTGACGCGGGCAGACGGGAACCTCGAGCGGATGAAGCTGTTGATGTTGTCGCTGTTGACGTTCACGGGAAGTCCGGTCATCTATTATGGTGATGAAATTGGTTTGACGGGTGGCCAGGATCCGGATAACCGGAAGTGTATGGTCTGGGATCCGGCCGAACAAGATGCGGACCTCTTGGCGTATATTACGCGGTTGATTGATTTACGGAAGCAGCATCCGGGTCTCGCCAATGCCAGCGGCTATCAATTCGAGCAACTGAATGATGCGTCGGCAAGCTTTCTGATTCGTCGCCAGTCTGATGAAGCGACTTATTTGATTTTGTTTAACAATGGTTCAGAGGACGTGCATTTTGATTTGACAGATCCAACCGTTGATTTGATGGACGGCCAACGTTATACAGAATCGGTCACTGTAGGCGGGGTGTCCGGGAAAATTCTCCAAATAGAACAAGAATAA
- a CDS encoding YebC/PmpR family DNA-binding transcriptional regulator, giving the protein MGRKWNNIKEKKASKDKNTSRVYAKFGREIYVAAKQGEPDPESNQALKVVLERAKTYSVPRAIVDRAIEKAKGGAEENFDVLRYEGFGPSGSMVIVETLTNNVNRTASDVRAAFGKNGGNMGVSGSVAYMFDATAIFAFEGKSADDVLELMMEADIDVRDILEEEESVIIYAEPEQFHAVQETLKEAGITDFSVAELVMLAQNEVTLSDEDVQQFEKMIDALEDLEDVQQVYHNVEL; this is encoded by the coding sequence ATGGGTCGTAAATGGAATAACATTAAAGAAAAAAAGGCGTCGAAAGACAAAAATACAAGTCGCGTCTATGCAAAGTTTGGTCGGGAGATTTATGTTGCCGCTAAACAAGGGGAGCCGGATCCTGAATCAAACCAGGCGTTAAAAGTGGTTCTCGAGCGTGCGAAGACATATAGTGTCCCCCGCGCTATCGTCGATCGTGCCATCGAAAAAGCAAAAGGCGGCGCAGAAGAAAACTTTGACGTGTTACGTTACGAAGGATTTGGACCAAGCGGCTCAATGGTCATCGTCGAAACATTGACGAACAACGTTAACCGGACAGCTTCAGATGTTCGGGCCGCTTTCGGTAAAAACGGCGGAAACATGGGTGTCAGTGGATCGGTCGCTTACATGTTTGATGCGACAGCCATCTTTGCTTTTGAAGGCAAATCAGCTGATGATGTCCTAGAATTGATGATGGAAGCGGATATCGATGTGCGTGACATCCTGGAGGAAGAAGAGTCCGTCATCATCTACGCGGAGCCAGAACAATTCCATGCGGTTCAAGAAACGCTGAAAGAAGCGGGAATCACAGACTTCTCAGTTGCCGAACTTGTCATGCTCGCCCAAAACGAAGTGACGTTATCTGACGAAGACGTCCAACAGTTCGAAAAAATGATTGATGCGCTGGAAGACTTGGAAGACGTCCAGCAAGTCTATCACAACGTCGAACTTTAA